The Verrucomicrobiota bacterium genomic interval AGAACATGAAGCGCTCCGCCGAGATCGCCGACAAGATCACGGTCGTCCGCTCCATGACCCACGGCGAGGCCGCCCACGAGCGCGGCACGCACAACATGATGACCGGCAACCGCCCGTCGCCCGCGCTCGAGTATCCGAGCATTGGCGCCATCGTTTCCCACGAACTCGGGCCGCGAAACAACCTCCCGGCTTACGTCGCGATTCCCAGTGTCTCCGGTTACGGTGGCACGGGCTACCTCGGATCCGCTTACGGCGCGTTCAGCCTCGGAGCGAGCCCCGAAAGCGGCGGCTTCCGCGTCCGCGACCTCACGCTGCCCGGCGGCATTGATGCGAAGCGCTTCGAACAGCGCCGGTCAATGCGCGAAGTGGTCGACGCGCACTTCTCGAAAGTCGAGAAGGCCGACGTGCTCGACGGCATGGATTCCTTCTATCAGCGCGCCTACAGCATGATCTCCTCGGAGAAGGCCCGTGCCGCGTTCGACATCGAGGCCGAGAAGGCCGAACTCCGCGACCAATACGGCCGCAACGCCGCCGGCCAGCGCATGATCCTCGCGCGCCGCCTCGTCGAGGCGGGCGTGCGATTTGTTTCGCTCACCTACGGCGGCTGGGATCACCACGACAACATCCGCAACGCGAACAACAACCAGATGCCCCCGTTCGACCAGGCGTTTGCGATGCTCGTGAAGGACCTCGACCAGCGCGGCATGCTCGACTCGACGCTCGTCATGATCACGTCCGAGTTCGGCCGCACCCCGAAGATCAACGGCACCGCAGGCCGCGACCACTGGCCCAAGGTGTTTAGCGTGGTCTTCGCCGGCGGCGGCGTGAAACGCGGTTACGTCCACGGCGCGTCCGATGCGACCGGCGCCGAGCCCGACCATTCGCCGTTTACCGTCGCGAATTACGCGTCCACGGTCTTCAGCCTGATGGGCATCGACCCCGAGAAGCGCCTCAAGGCGCCGGGTGGCCGTCCGCAGGCCATCGTCACGGGCGACGTCCACGTGGAGAAGGACATCCTCGCCTGATCCCGATGCTGAATCGGGAGTCACCGCGAACAAGGTTTGGTTCCTGAGTGAACCACGGAATGCGGGGCGATGCTCGTGACGGGCGTTGCCCCGCCCTTTTTTGATTATGAAGCAACTGACCCTCATCGCCTCGCTCGTGCTCGCGGGCTTCACCGCCGGAGCCGTCCAGCCGCAATTCAGCAACACCCGACCGACCGGCCTCCAGCGCGGCACCGAGGGCGAACTCACCCTCAGCGGAGCGCGCCTCGAGGACACCCAGGAGATCCTCCTCTACAACGCCGGCGTGCAGTTCGTGAAGTTCGAGCAGATCACGAACAACTCCGTCCGCGTCCGGTTCAAGGTTGCGCCCGACTGTCCGCTCGGCGAGCAGAAGCTCCGCATCCGCACCAAGTCCGGCGTCTCGGAGCTCCGCACCTTCCTCATCAGCGCGTATCCCATCGTCGAGGAGATGGAGCCCAACACCACGCAGGACAAGGCGCAGAAAATCCCGGCCAACTGCACCGTCGAAGGCTCGATGAACAATGAGGACGTCGATTACTACGTGCTCGATGCGAAGAAGGGCCAGCGCATCTCCGCCGAGGTCGAAGGCATGCGGCTCGGCCGCACGATGTTCGACTCCTACCTGGCCATCCACGACCGCAACGGCAGGCAACTCGCCAAGTCCGACGACACCGCGCTCTTCGTGCAGGACGCGTTCGTGACCATCGTCGCTCCCGCGGACGGCGAGTATCTCATCGAAGTCCGCGAGAGTTCCTACGGGGGCGGCGGCAATCCGTATCGCGTCCACATCGGCCATTTCCCGCGCCCGACCGCGGTGTTTCCGCCGGGCGGTCCCGCGGGACAATCGCTCGACGTGCGTTTCATCGGCGACGCCGCCGGCGACATCCGGAAGACGGTGCAGCTTCCCGAGCCGTCGCCCTTCCGGCAGGGCGTGTTCGCCGAGAAGGATGGCCTGACCGCGCCGTCCGCCAACCCGATTCGCGTCTCGGATTTCCCCAACGTCCTCGAAGCCGAGCCCAACGAAGACGCCAAGACCGCGACATCGACCGAACTCGAACTCCCGCTCGCCTTCAACGGCATCATCGAGAAGACAGGGGACGTGGACTGGTTCCGCTTCAAGGCGAAGCGCGGGCAGACCTACGACGTGAACGTCTATGCGCGCCGCATCCGCTCGCCCCTCGACTCGACCCTGTCCATCACCGACACCAACGGCAACGCGCTCGCGAGCAACGACGACTCCGGCGGCTCCGACAGCTACACGCGCTTCAACGTCCCGCGCGACGACTACTTCCTCATCAAGGTCACCGACCACCTCGGCAACGGCGGCCCAGATTACACTTATCGCGTCGAAGTCACGCCCGTGACTTCCGCCGTTCAGCTTTTCATCGCCGACACCGCCCGCTACGACACGCAGACGCGCAAATCCATCGTCGTCGCGCGCGGCAACCGCTTCGCCTCGCTCATCAACGTCCGCCGCGTGAATGTCGGCGGCGACCTCGAGTTCGCGCCCGACAATTTCCCGGCGGGCCTCAAGTTCTTCGCCGACACGATGCCCGCCGGCCAGACCATCGTGCCCATCGTCTTCGAGGCGGACGCCAACGCGCCCATCGCAGGCAGGCTCGCGAACATCAACGGCCGCATCATCCCGCCAAAGGACGCGAAGGACTTCAAGGAAGTGAAGGGCGGGTTCTGGCAGAACTTCGACCTCGTGCAGAACGGCAATGACGGCGTCTATTACGCGACCCACGCGGACAAGGTCGCCGTCTCCGTCGTGGACGAATTGCCGTTCAAACTCCGGATCGAGCAACCGAAGCAGGCACTCCCGCAATCCGGCAGCAAGGAGATCCAGGTCATCGCCGAGCGCAAAGCCGGCTGGGACGAGCCCATCACGCTCCGCATGCTCTATAACCCGCCCGGCACCGGCTCGCAGCCCGACGTCACCATCGCCAAGGGCCAGACCACCGCGAACTACACACTT includes:
- a CDS encoding DUF1501 domain-containing protein, giving the protein MQVGFLGALGLTAGDVLRLQAENGPGAKEGKAKSVINIYLPGGSAHQESWDPKHLAPIEYRGPMGVVKTKLDGVYFSENMKRSAEIADKITVVRSMTHGEAAHERGTHNMMTGNRPSPALEYPSIGAIVSHELGPRNNLPAYVAIPSVSGYGGTGYLGSAYGAFSLGASPESGGFRVRDLTLPGGIDAKRFEQRRSMREVVDAHFSKVEKADVLDGMDSFYQRAYSMISSEKARAAFDIEAEKAELRDQYGRNAAGQRMILARRLVEAGVRFVSLTYGGWDHHDNIRNANNNQMPPFDQAFAMLVKDLDQRGMLDSTLVMITSEFGRTPKINGTAGRDHWPKVFSVVFAGGGVKRGYVHGASDATGAEPDHSPFTVANYASTVFSLMGIDPEKRLKAPGGRPQAIVTGDVHVEKDILA
- a CDS encoding peptidase; this translates as MKQLTLIASLVLAGFTAGAVQPQFSNTRPTGLQRGTEGELTLSGARLEDTQEILLYNAGVQFVKFEQITNNSVRVRFKVAPDCPLGEQKLRIRTKSGVSELRTFLISAYPIVEEMEPNTTQDKAQKIPANCTVEGSMNNEDVDYYVLDAKKGQRISAEVEGMRLGRTMFDSYLAIHDRNGRQLAKSDDTALFVQDAFVTIVAPADGEYLIEVRESSYGGGGNPYRVHIGHFPRPTAVFPPGGPAGQSLDVRFIGDAAGDIRKTVQLPEPSPFRQGVFAEKDGLTAPSANPIRVSDFPNVLEAEPNEDAKTATSTELELPLAFNGIIEKTGDVDWFRFKAKRGQTYDVNVYARRIRSPLDSTLSITDTNGNALASNDDSGGSDSYTRFNVPRDDYFLIKVTDHLGNGGPDYTYRVEVTPVTSAVQLFIADTARYDTQTRKSIVVARGNRFASLINVRRVNVGGDLEFAPDNFPAGLKFFADTMPAGQTIVPIVFEADANAPIAGRLANINGRIIPPKDAKDFKEVKGGFWQNFDLVQNGNDGVYYATHADKVAVSVVDELPFKLRIEQPKQALPQSGSKEIQVIAERKAGWDEPITLRMLYNPPGTGSQPDVTIAKGQTTANYTLNAGGGATLRNWKIAVLGQSTVDGGTAYVSTQLADLEIAEPYVTGRFDITNVTVGGSVKVTCRLDQKRPFEGSAEVTVNGLPTGATASPVMITKDSKEIVFNVNTATNAQKGVARTLMATAVIKQGAEQVVQTIAANGQLRIDALRTLVAAAPPPAASTPPGRPKKKSNNN